From a single Rutidosis leptorrhynchoides isolate AG116_Rl617_1_P2 chromosome 5, CSIRO_AGI_Rlap_v1, whole genome shotgun sequence genomic region:
- the LOC139850625 gene encoding two-pore potassium channel 1-like, protein MTSVGYGDLFPGSDATILLSCLFVFLGMLLIGLVLSKAADLLVEKQELMLAKAIHTHQTVGTAETLKRMETNKVRNKCIILVVLLVVLMAAGTCVLVVVEDLDMVHAFYCVVGTITSLGYIDKCFSTEGGRIFALFWILSGTVYLGQLLFTFAVLHTQRRQKALVKWALKRKTTPADLEAADLDDDGVVVAAEFILYKLKEMGKISQHDMAPIMEEFERLDFDKTGTLTASDVLLSQSSWYAAEMLLTQTSV, encoded by the exons ATGACTTCAGTTGGTTACGGCGACCTTTTTCCCGGTAGTGACGCTACAATATTATTATCGTGTCTTTTCGTTTTTTTGGGGATGCTTCTTATCGGGCTCGTTTTAAGTAAAGCTGCGGATCTTTTAGTCGAAAAACAAGAATTAATGCTTGCTAAAGCGATACATACTCATCAAACAGTTGGTACTGCCGAAACACTTAAACGAATGGAGACGAATAAAGTAAGAAACAAGTGTATAATACTTGTTGTTTTACTTGTGGTATTAATGGCTGCTGGGACTTGTGTTTTGGTGGTTGTTGAGGACTTGGACATGGTGCACGCGTTTTATTGTGTCGTAGGGACAATAACAAGTTTAGGTTATATTGATAAGTGTTTTTCGACTGAAGGTGGGCGAATTTTTGCGCTTTTTTGGATATTGTCTGGGACTGTTTATTTAGGTCAGTTATTGTTTACTTTTGCTGTGTTACATACTCAAAGAAGACAAAAGGCATTAGTGAAATGGGCTCTTAAAAGAAAAACAACACCTGCAGACCTCGAGGCGGCTGATCTTGACGATGATGGTGTTGTTGT GGCTGCTGAATTCATCCTTTATAAGCTAAAAGAGATGGGAAAGATCAGCCAACATGATATGGCACCTATCATGGAGGAGTTTGAAAGACTCGATTTCGATAAGACTGGGACGTTGACTGCATCTGATGTTCTGCTTTCTCAGTCTTCGTGGTATGCTGCTGAAATGCTTCTTACACAAACATCCGTGTGA